Proteins encoded by one window of Gordonia jinghuaiqii:
- a CDS encoding acetyl/propionyl/methylcrotonyl-CoA carboxylase subunit alpha: protein MSTRPIRSVLVANRGEIACRVIDTLRRMGIRSIAVYSDADAHARHVHQADVAVRIGPAAATQSYLDIGAVVDAARKTGADAVHPGYGFLSENQKFAAALADAGIVFIGPPTEAIATMGDKIAARAAVTAREVPVVPGLSRPGLTDDDLIAAAPDIGFPVLIKPSAGGGGKGMHRVADPTELPAALQRARREAGAAFGDDALFLEHFVDTPRHIEVQVLADEHGNVIHLGERECSLQRRHQKVIEEAPSALLDADTRARIGAAACDAARSVGYTGAGTVEFIVSAHRPDEFFFMEMNTRLQVEHPVTELVTGIDLVEQQIRVARGEVLGLAQDSITLTGHAVEARVYAEDPARGFLPTGGTIEHLVHPDTSPGSGVRVDSAMLDGLRVGSDYDPMLAKVIAYGSDREEALERLDQALAHTRVLGVVTNIDFCRFVLRHQAVIDAELDTELLDRLVSDYTVGEPAPEAQVLVGLARIGTRERGDIWSSAVGWRVGQPAPVITRLVSGGHHCTVEILVDSADSESVSGTATVTYADDESRAPWTADVVYLPARPGDGRDSDRLIVDGVSQSWSSARVGETWWVAGPSGTRVLDLARPLLDEAADEHAGEIVSPMPGTVVAVGAHDGDEVTAGASIVVVEAMKMEHALTASVDGTVDISVTVGDKVDAGQILAVVTPAADADPADPDTADPATPNAAAS, encoded by the coding sequence GTGAGTACCAGACCCATCCGAAGTGTCCTGGTGGCCAACCGTGGGGAGATCGCGTGCCGCGTGATCGACACGTTGCGCCGCATGGGTATCCGCAGCATCGCGGTCTACTCCGACGCCGACGCCCACGCCCGTCACGTCCACCAGGCCGACGTCGCCGTACGCATCGGCCCGGCCGCCGCGACGCAGAGCTACCTCGACATCGGTGCCGTGGTCGACGCCGCGCGCAAGACCGGCGCCGACGCTGTTCATCCGGGCTATGGGTTCCTCTCGGAGAACCAGAAGTTCGCGGCCGCGCTGGCCGACGCGGGCATCGTGTTCATCGGTCCGCCCACCGAGGCGATCGCGACGATGGGCGACAAGATCGCCGCCCGTGCCGCGGTCACCGCACGCGAGGTCCCCGTGGTCCCCGGACTGTCACGACCGGGACTCACCGACGACGACCTCATCGCCGCGGCCCCCGACATCGGATTCCCCGTGCTCATCAAGCCCAGCGCGGGCGGGGGCGGCAAGGGCATGCACCGGGTCGCCGACCCGACCGAACTCCCCGCGGCGCTGCAGCGGGCACGCCGCGAGGCCGGTGCGGCCTTCGGTGACGACGCGCTGTTCCTGGAGCATTTCGTCGACACCCCGCGCCACATCGAGGTGCAGGTGCTGGCCGACGAGCACGGCAACGTCATCCACCTCGGCGAACGCGAATGCTCCCTGCAGCGACGCCATCAGAAGGTCATCGAGGAGGCGCCGTCGGCGCTTCTCGACGCCGACACCCGGGCCCGCATCGGTGCGGCGGCCTGCGACGCCGCACGCAGCGTCGGCTACACCGGCGCCGGCACCGTCGAGTTCATCGTGTCCGCCCACCGCCCGGACGAGTTCTTCTTCATGGAGATGAACACCCGGCTGCAGGTCGAACACCCCGTGACCGAGCTCGTCACCGGAATCGACCTGGTGGAACAGCAGATCCGAGTCGCTCGCGGCGAGGTACTCGGCCTCGCGCAGGACTCGATCACCCTCACCGGACACGCCGTCGAGGCGCGCGTCTACGCCGAGGACCCCGCCCGCGGCTTCCTGCCCACCGGCGGCACCATCGAACACCTCGTCCACCCCGACACCTCACCGGGCAGCGGCGTGCGCGTCGACTCGGCGATGCTCGACGGTCTGCGCGTCGGCAGCGATTACGATCCGATGCTCGCCAAGGTCATCGCCTACGGCAGTGATCGCGAGGAAGCACTCGAACGACTCGACCAGGCACTCGCCCACACCCGCGTGCTCGGCGTCGTCACCAACATCGACTTCTGCCGCTTCGTGTTACGTCACCAGGCCGTGATCGACGCCGAGCTCGACACCGAGCTCCTCGACCGGCTCGTATCCGATTACACCGTGGGCGAACCCGCACCCGAAGCGCAGGTGCTCGTCGGCCTGGCGCGCATCGGGACACGGGAGCGCGGCGACATCTGGTCGTCGGCTGTCGGCTGGCGGGTCGGACAACCGGCACCGGTCATCACGCGGCTCGTCAGCGGCGGGCACCACTGCACCGTGGAGATCCTCGTCGACTCCGCCGACTCCGAGTCGGTGTCCGGCACCGCGACAGTGACATACGCCGACGACGAGTCGCGCGCGCCGTGGACGGCCGATGTGGTCTACCTACCGGCCCGACCCGGCGACGGCCGCGACTCCGACCGGCTCATCGTCGACGGTGTGAGCCAGTCCTGGTCCTCGGCCCGGGTCGGTGAGACCTGGTGGGTGGCCGGACCATCGGGCACGCGGGTTCTCGACCTGGCCCGCCCGCTGCTCGACGAGGCCGCCGACGAGCACGCCGGCGAGATCGTCAGTCCGATGCCGGGGACCGTGGTCGCGGTGGGGGCGCACGACGGCGACGAGGTGACCGCGGGCGCGTCGATCGTCGTGGTCGAGGCCATGAAGATGGAGCATGCGCTGACCGCATCCGTCGACGGCACCGTCGACATCTCGGTGACCGTGGGGGACAAGGTCGATGCCGGACAGATCCTGGCCGTCGTGACCCCTGCGGCCGACGCCGACCCCGCCGACCCCGACACCGCCGACCCCGCGACGCCGAACGCTGCCGCGTCCTGA
- a CDS encoding acyl-CoA dehydrogenase family protein, with protein sequence MELTQEYTDLIATVRDFAQTVVAPVAAKHDAEHSFPYEVVAQMGKMGLFGLPFPEEYGGMGGDYFALSLALEELGKVDQSVAITLEAGVSLGAMPIYRFGDEEQKQKYLPGLTAGTALAGFGLTEPGAGSDAGATATTARDDGDSWIINGGKQFITNSGTDITSLVTVTAVTGVKENGKKEISTIIVPAGTPGFTAEPAYNKVGWNASDTHPLTFTDVRVPKENLLGVRGRGYANFLSILDEGRIAIAALATGAAQGCVDESVKYAKERQSFGKPIGEYQSVSFAIARMEARAHVARTAYYDAASKMLAGKPFKKEASIAKMIASEAAMDNARTATQIHGGYGFMNDYPVARHYRDSKILEIGEGTTEVQLMLIARELGFA encoded by the coding sequence ATGGAACTCACCCAGGAGTACACCGACCTCATCGCCACGGTGCGCGACTTCGCGCAGACCGTGGTGGCGCCGGTCGCCGCGAAACACGATGCCGAACACAGCTTTCCGTACGAGGTCGTCGCTCAGATGGGCAAGATGGGCCTCTTCGGGCTGCCGTTCCCCGAGGAGTACGGCGGAATGGGCGGTGACTACTTCGCGCTGTCGCTGGCCCTCGAGGAACTCGGCAAGGTCGACCAGTCGGTGGCCATCACCCTCGAGGCCGGCGTCAGCCTCGGCGCGATGCCGATCTACCGCTTCGGCGACGAGGAGCAGAAGCAGAAGTACCTGCCGGGTCTCACCGCGGGCACGGCGCTCGCGGGATTCGGTCTGACCGAGCCCGGCGCGGGCTCCGATGCCGGTGCCACCGCGACGACCGCCCGGGACGACGGCGACTCGTGGATCATCAACGGCGGCAAGCAGTTCATCACCAACTCCGGCACCGACATCACCTCCCTGGTGACCGTCACCGCGGTCACCGGCGTCAAGGAGAACGGCAAGAAGGAGATCTCGACGATCATCGTGCCCGCGGGCACACCCGGTTTCACCGCCGAGCCGGCGTACAACAAGGTCGGCTGGAACGCCTCGGACACCCACCCGCTCACCTTCACCGACGTCCGCGTACCGAAGGAGAATCTCCTCGGCGTCCGGGGTCGCGGCTATGCCAACTTCCTGTCGATCCTCGACGAGGGACGCATCGCGATCGCGGCACTCGCCACCGGTGCGGCTCAGGGTTGCGTCGACGAGAGCGTCAAGTACGCCAAGGAACGCCAGTCGTTCGGCAAACCGATCGGCGAATACCAGTCGGTGTCCTTCGCGATCGCGCGGATGGAGGCCCGCGCCCACGTGGCCCGCACGGCCTACTACGACGCGGCCTCGAAGATGCTGGCCGGCAAGCCGTTCAAGAAGGAGGCGTCGATCGCCAAGATGATCGCCAGTGAGGCGGCCATGGACAATGCGCGCACGGCCACGCAGATCCACGGCGGCTACGGCTTCATGAACGACTATCCCGTGGCCCGCCACTACCGCGACTCCAAGATCCTCGAGATCGGGGAGGGCACCACCGAGGTGCAGCTCATGCTCATCGCGCGCGAGTTGGGATTCGCATGA
- a CDS encoding MaoC family dehydratase has translation MSELRSPGAAPEGDGRRIVQRGLWFEEFTEGTIYEHRPGRTVTEADNVLFTTLTMNTQALHLDAAWSAQQPGFGGQRLINSMFTLSTIVGLSVSQLTQGTLVANLGFSEVAFPAPLFAGDTLYAETECTGKRESRSRPGEGVVNLTHIGRNQHGDIVARAARATLVRKQRTE, from the coding sequence ATGAGCGAGCTGCGATCCCCGGGTGCGGCACCGGAGGGCGACGGACGGCGAATCGTCCAGCGCGGGCTGTGGTTCGAGGAGTTCACCGAGGGCACCATCTACGAGCACCGGCCCGGCCGAACGGTCACCGAGGCCGACAACGTCCTGTTCACCACGCTGACGATGAACACGCAGGCACTGCATCTCGACGCCGCGTGGTCGGCGCAGCAGCCCGGTTTCGGCGGGCAACGGCTCATCAACTCGATGTTCACGCTGTCGACGATCGTCGGACTGTCGGTATCCCAGCTCACCCAGGGAACGCTCGTCGCCAACCTCGGTTTCAGCGAAGTCGCCTTTCCCGCGCCACTGTTCGCCGGTGACACCCTGTACGCCGAAACCGAGTGCACGGGTAAACGCGAATCCCGGTCACGTCCAGGGGAGGGCGTGGTCAACTTGACCCACATCGGACGCAACCAGCACGGCGACATCGTCGCGCGAGCCGCACGAGCAACGCTGGTTCGCAAGCAACGGACGGAGTGA
- a CDS encoding HpcH/HpaI aldolase/citrate lyase family protein, protein MFFDGTSGGTGPSGSHLVGPQLTNAWLPPGPALLFCPADRPERYQKALDRADVVIIDLEDAVSPENRVAAREALVANPVDPDRTIVRINPAGTGDYRRDLAAVAETNYRVVMQAKAEDVSSILDTAFQTVALIETPLGATRAHDIAATANCIGLMWGAEDLVAGLGGTSSRFGPGEARPGEYRDVASWVRSMVRIAAAAHGKFAVDSVHLDIDDVEGLRAEVRDAVALGYTATACIHPSQVDVIRDGYRPSDEAVAWAHKVLRSSAEHGGGVFSLDGQMIDGPVLRQAEVVLSRVADPSGDAAADSGADDA, encoded by the coding sequence ATGTTCTTCGATGGAACTTCCGGCGGTACGGGCCCATCCGGCTCACACCTGGTCGGACCGCAGCTGACGAACGCCTGGCTGCCCCCGGGGCCTGCCCTGCTGTTCTGCCCGGCCGACCGGCCCGAGCGGTATCAGAAGGCACTCGACCGTGCGGACGTGGTGATCATCGATCTCGAGGACGCGGTGTCGCCGGAGAACCGCGTCGCCGCCCGCGAGGCGCTGGTGGCCAACCCCGTCGACCCGGACCGCACCATCGTGCGGATCAACCCGGCGGGCACCGGCGACTACCGGCGTGATCTCGCCGCCGTCGCCGAGACGAACTACCGGGTCGTCATGCAGGCCAAGGCCGAGGACGTCTCGTCGATCCTCGACACCGCGTTCCAGACGGTCGCGCTGATCGAGACGCCCCTGGGTGCGACCCGGGCCCACGACATCGCCGCCACGGCCAACTGCATCGGTCTCATGTGGGGTGCGGAGGATCTCGTCGCCGGCCTCGGCGGCACATCGAGTCGGTTCGGCCCCGGCGAAGCGCGGCCGGGGGAGTACCGGGACGTCGCGAGCTGGGTACGGTCGATGGTCCGCATCGCCGCGGCCGCGCACGGGAAGTTCGCCGTCGACTCCGTCCACCTCGACATCGACGATGTCGAGGGCCTCCGGGCAGAGGTCCGCGACGCCGTCGCCCTGGGGTACACGGCGACCGCCTGCATCCATCCGTCGCAGGTCGACGTCATCCGGGACGGCTACCGGCCCTCCGATGAGGCGGTGGCATGGGCGCACAAGGTCCTGCGCAGCTCCGCCGAGCACGGGGGCGGGGTCTTCAGCCTCGACGGTCAGATGATCGACGGTCCTGTTCTCCGCCAGGCCGAGGTCGTGCTGTCGCGAGTGGCCGACCCTTCCGGCGATGCGGCCGCCGATTCCGGCGCCGACGACGCCTGA
- a CDS encoding AMP-binding protein codes for MSTDAHTQPAHTRGDPSPALLTETIGATLARTVGQYGERTALIDAAADREWTYAELHRDVRALAAGLLRLGVSTGDRVGLWAPNRFEWVLTQYATAEIGAILVNLNPAYRQNEIEYALQQSGTGVVLAAERFKDSDYASMLGEARARCPELREVVLFDSPEWAELTAEPSAAELTRVADIAASLSADDPINIQYTSGTTGFPKGATLSHRNIGNNGYLVGELVDYTADDRICIPVPFYHCFGMVMGNLAATSHGAAMVIPAPAFDPLATLEAVAKYRCTSLYGVPTMFIAELALLDDGLEIDLSSLRTGIMAGSPCPEHVMRQVVDRMHMDQVSICYGMTETSPVSTQTRVDDPLELRVTTVGRVGPHLEIKVVDPGAGETLQCGETGELCTRGYSVMTGYWNDPDKTAEAIDADGWMHTGDLAEMDDTGYVRITGRIKDMVIRGGENIYPREIEEFLYTHPDILDAQVIGVPDEKYGEELMAWVRLREPAGDLTAEDLRAFADGKIARHKIPRYVHVVDEFPMTVTGKVRKVAMRDEALSILERLR; via the coding sequence ATGAGCACCGACGCTCACACCCAGCCCGCACACACCCGGGGTGACCCGAGCCCCGCCCTGCTGACCGAGACGATCGGTGCCACGCTGGCGCGCACCGTCGGGCAGTACGGCGAGCGCACGGCACTGATCGACGCCGCGGCCGACCGCGAGTGGACCTATGCCGAGTTGCACCGCGACGTCCGCGCCCTCGCCGCCGGACTGCTGCGCCTCGGTGTCTCGACCGGCGACCGGGTCGGGCTGTGGGCCCCCAACCGGTTCGAGTGGGTGCTGACCCAGTATGCGACGGCCGAGATCGGCGCCATCCTCGTCAATCTCAATCCGGCCTACCGCCAGAACGAGATCGAGTACGCGCTGCAGCAATCCGGCACCGGCGTCGTACTGGCCGCCGAACGGTTCAAGGACTCGGACTATGCGTCGATGCTGGGTGAGGCCCGGGCGCGCTGCCCCGAGCTGCGCGAGGTGGTGCTGTTCGATTCCCCGGAGTGGGCGGAACTCACCGCCGAACCGTCGGCCGCGGAACTGACGCGGGTCGCCGACATCGCGGCCTCGTTGTCGGCCGACGATCCGATCAACATCCAGTACACCTCCGGGACAACGGGATTCCCCAAGGGGGCGACGCTCTCGCATCGCAACATCGGCAACAACGGTTACCTCGTGGGTGAACTGGTCGACTACACCGCCGATGACCGCATCTGCATCCCGGTGCCGTTCTACCACTGCTTCGGCATGGTCATGGGCAACCTCGCGGCGACGAGTCACGGTGCGGCCATGGTCATCCCGGCACCCGCCTTCGATCCGCTGGCCACGCTCGAGGCTGTCGCGAAGTACCGCTGCACCAGCCTCTACGGCGTCCCGACGATGTTCATCGCAGAACTCGCCCTGCTCGACGACGGCCTGGAGATCGATCTGTCGTCGCTGCGTACCGGGATCATGGCGGGGTCACCGTGCCCCGAACATGTGATGCGCCAGGTCGTCGACCGGATGCACATGGACCAGGTCTCCATCTGTTACGGCATGACCGAGACGTCGCCGGTATCGACGCAGACCCGCGTCGACGACCCGCTCGAACTACGTGTGACGACCGTCGGCCGGGTGGGTCCGCACCTCGAGATCAAGGTCGTCGACCCCGGAGCCGGTGAGACCCTGCAGTGCGGTGAGACCGGAGAATTGTGCACGCGCGGTTACTCGGTGATGACCGGGTACTGGAACGACCCGGACAAGACCGCCGAGGCCATCGACGCCGACGGGTGGATGCACACCGGCGACCTCGCGGAGATGGACGACACCGGTTACGTCCGCATCACCGGTCGGATCAAGGACATGGTGATCCGCGGCGGCGAGAACATCTACCCGCGCGAGATCGAGGAGTTCCTGTACACCCATCCCGACATCCTCGACGCGCAGGTGATCGGCGTGCCGGATGAGAAGTACGGTGAGGAACTCATGGCGTGGGTGCGATTGCGTGAGCCGGCAGGCGATCTCACTGCCGAGGACCTCCGTGCCTTCGCCGACGGCAAGATCGCCCGGCACAAGATCCCGCGGTACGTCCACGTCGTCGACGAGTTCCCGATGACCGTCACCGGCAAGGTACGCAAGGTGGCGATGCGCGACGAGGCCCTCTCCATCCTGGAGCGTCTGCGATGA
- a CDS encoding acetoacetate--CoA ligase gives MTHGDTASRTDGDTASRKNDVQLDGFRRLVERRFGVPATDYDQLWSWSVQQPAQFWRGVWEFFDLDSLAAEPLGDGDDAVLADARMPGAHWFPEVRLNYVEAVLRHASLPGAAIVGIDEAGGRTEISWAELPALVAGLASTLRAQGISPGDVVAAYLPDIPEAVVAFLATASLGAIWSGCGQDYAPEGAAGRLAQLSPKVLFTADGYRYNGKFIDKRADSAELAGLLPDLVAHITVGAVGDAGGVGAADDGASTIAYDDAVRAAADGSRPVPVPFDHPLWVLFSSGTTGRPKGIVHGHGGVLVEHLKAAALHGDLSSKDVFFWQTALSWMMWNYQVAGLLCGARIICYSGSPLYPDADRLWQIVDDEKVTYFGTSPGQLQASRKAGLEPGRDHDLGSLRVVGSTGSSLAADLFTWVDEHVKAGVPISSISGGTDIVSAFAGGSTGVPMVPGELSVRYLGVALESWAPDGTPQVGEVGELVVTAPMPSMPVHFWNDADGARYRAAYFAHEWQGENTARANPVWRHGDWVTVTDRGSLVIHGRSDATLNRSGIRMGSADIYEIVEALEEIAEAFVLGVDGPDGAYWMPLFVTLVPGAVLDDALVGRIGAAVRDRLSKRHVPDEVIEAPGIPHTRTGKKLEVPVTAILAGRTEVNIDPRSVDDYSLIDWYAEQGRAHRW, from the coding sequence ATGACCCACGGTGATACCGCATCGCGGACAGACGGCGATACCGCATCGCGGAAGAACGACGTGCAACTCGACGGGTTCCGCCGGCTGGTGGAGCGCCGATTCGGTGTTCCGGCAACCGATTACGACCAGCTGTGGTCGTGGTCGGTGCAGCAGCCCGCACAGTTCTGGCGCGGTGTGTGGGAGTTCTTCGACCTCGATTCGCTCGCGGCCGAACCGCTCGGCGACGGAGACGACGCCGTGCTCGCCGACGCCCGGATGCCGGGCGCGCACTGGTTTCCGGAGGTGCGGCTGAACTACGTCGAGGCGGTGCTGCGGCACGCATCCCTGCCCGGCGCCGCCATCGTCGGCATCGACGAGGCCGGTGGACGCACGGAGATCTCGTGGGCGGAGCTGCCCGCGCTGGTGGCCGGTCTCGCGTCGACCCTTCGGGCGCAGGGAATCTCCCCGGGAGATGTGGTGGCCGCCTACCTGCCCGACATCCCCGAGGCCGTCGTCGCCTTTCTCGCCACCGCCAGTCTCGGCGCGATCTGGTCCGGCTGCGGCCAGGATTACGCACCGGAGGGCGCCGCGGGCCGTCTCGCCCAGCTCTCGCCGAAGGTCCTGTTCACTGCCGACGGTTATCGCTACAACGGCAAGTTCATCGACAAACGCGCCGACAGCGCCGAACTCGCCGGGCTGCTACCGGACCTCGTCGCGCACATCACCGTCGGGGCCGTCGGGGACGCCGGGGGTGTTGGGGCTGCGGATGACGGGGCGTCGACGATAGCCTACGACGACGCGGTCCGCGCCGCCGCCGACGGCTCCCGTCCGGTGCCGGTGCCGTTCGATCACCCGCTGTGGGTGCTGTTCAGTTCCGGGACCACCGGTCGCCCCAAGGGCATCGTGCACGGCCACGGCGGCGTGCTCGTCGAACACCTGAAAGCCGCAGCGTTGCACGGTGACCTGTCGTCGAAGGATGTGTTCTTCTGGCAGACCGCCCTGAGCTGGATGATGTGGAACTATCAGGTCGCCGGGTTGCTGTGTGGCGCGAGGATCATCTGTTACAGCGGTTCGCCGTTGTATCCCGATGCCGACCGGCTCTGGCAGATCGTCGACGACGAGAAGGTCACCTATTTCGGCACCAGCCCGGGTCAGTTGCAGGCGTCGCGCAAGGCCGGTCTCGAACCGGGCCGCGACCATGACCTCGGATCGTTGCGAGTGGTCGGCAGTACCGGATCGTCCCTCGCCGCAGACCTTTTCACCTGGGTCGACGAGCATGTGAAGGCCGGTGTGCCGATCTCGTCGATCAGCGGCGGCACCGACATCGTCTCGGCGTTCGCCGGTGGCTCGACCGGGGTGCCGATGGTGCCCGGCGAACTGTCGGTCCGATATCTGGGTGTGGCACTGGAGAGTTGGGCGCCCGACGGCACCCCGCAGGTGGGTGAGGTCGGCGAACTCGTCGTCACCGCGCCGATGCCGTCGATGCCGGTCCATTTCTGGAACGACGCCGATGGTGCCCGTTACCGTGCGGCGTATTTCGCGCACGAGTGGCAGGGTGAGAACACCGCCCGGGCAAACCCGGTGTGGCGTCACGGCGATTGGGTCACCGTGACCGACCGCGGATCCCTCGTCATCCACGGGCGAAGCGATGCGACCCTGAACCGCTCCGGAATCCGCATGGGATCGGCCGACATCTACGAGATCGTGGAGGCGCTCGAGGAGATCGCCGAGGCGTTCGTCCTCGGGGTCGACGGGCCTGACGGTGCCTACTGGATGCCGCTGTTCGTCACCCTGGTGCCCGGTGCGGTGCTCGACGACGCGCTGGTCGGACGGATCGGGGCCGCGGTGCGCGACCGGTTGTCGAAACGCCATGTGCCCGATGAGGTCATCGAGGCCCCGGGCATCCCGCACACCCGCACCGGCAAGAAGCTCGAGGTTCCGGTCACCGCGATTCTGGCGGGCCGCACGGAGGTCAACATCGATCCGAGATCCGTCGACGACTACTCGCTCATCGACTGGTACGCAGAACAGGGACGTGCCCACCGCTGGTGA
- a CDS encoding DUF5336 domain-containing protein codes for MTYPPGGYGQQPESGQSYGQYGSPSGYPQAGAQNTGSQGSGTSGSEQYSQQSPGQQYGQGQQGYGQSPAQGYGQQGYGQQGYGQQTYGQQGYGQQTYGQQGYGQQGQQGYGQHGQSQQPVKQPSQGLPAITPMILAGAIGAFGVIVLFAGFLAAAKTEVLSMGGPIEVSAEVFGTLYAVPYALVVVAGVLSLLSLIPSVKVAAAPIAVALTVPAFLITLFQFLSFDDNAAGAILLLVFSLLSAILSVVWLLIDAAVLKVAPATGAGASSTGPIVSATSQADSTGSQQAAGYGDAQASGYGTGTAQSQYGQHGSASYDPSSYAQSPGSSAAGQSGYSAPSGASESSASGASSVPGGSSASGGSSAQSGSSASGHGESGYGDYRPGQYSTGASGASAGTPGASANPSGAGPSGEHSTTVFQKPEPPTGSGS; via the coding sequence ATGACGTATCCACCGGGGGGCTACGGGCAGCAGCCCGAGTCCGGCCAGTCCTACGGCCAGTACGGGAGCCCGTCGGGCTACCCGCAGGCCGGGGCCCAGAACACCGGATCGCAGGGGTCAGGGACCTCTGGCTCCGAACAGTACAGCCAGCAGAGCCCAGGCCAGCAGTACGGCCAGGGCCAGCAGGGTTACGGCCAGAGCCCCGCCCAGGGTTACGGGCAGCAGGGCTACGGGCAGCAGGGTTACGGCCAGCAGACTTACGGTCAGCAGGGCTATGGCCAGCAGACATACGGCCAACAGGGTTACGGCCAGCAGGGTCAGCAGGGTTACGGCCAGCACGGTCAGTCGCAGCAGCCGGTGAAGCAGCCGAGCCAGGGACTGCCGGCCATCACGCCGATGATCCTCGCCGGTGCGATCGGCGCGTTCGGCGTCATCGTGCTGTTCGCGGGCTTCCTCGCCGCGGCCAAGACCGAGGTGCTGTCGATGGGCGGACCGATCGAGGTCTCGGCCGAGGTGTTCGGAACCCTGTACGCGGTTCCCTACGCCCTCGTGGTCGTCGCGGGAGTCTTGTCCCTGCTCTCGCTGATCCCGTCGGTGAAGGTGGCGGCGGCGCCGATCGCGGTGGCACTGACCGTGCCCGCGTTCCTGATCACCCTGTTCCAGTTCCTCAGCTTCGACGACAATGCCGCGGGAGCGATTCTGCTGCTGGTCTTCTCGTTGCTGTCGGCGATCCTCTCGGTGGTGTGGCTGCTCATCGACGCCGCAGTGCTCAAGGTGGCACCGGCAACGGGCGCCGGGGCCTCGTCGACGGGCCCGATCGTCTCAGCGACTTCGCAGGCCGATTCCACCGGCAGCCAGCAGGCAGCCGGATACGGTGACGCACAGGCCAGTGGCTACGGCACGGGAACCGCACAGTCGCAGTACGGCCAGCACGGATCGGCGAGCTACGACCCGTCGTCGTACGCGCAGTCCCCGGGGTCGTCGGCAGCCGGCCAGTCCGGCTACTCGGCGCCGAGCGGCGCGAGCGAGTCGTCGGCCTCAGGTGCTTCGTCGGTCCCGGGTGGTTCGTCGGCCTCAGGTGGTTCGTCTGCACAGTCCGGCTCTTCGGCCTCGGGCCACGGCGAGTCGGGATATGGCGACTATCGCCCCGGCCAGTACTCCACGGGTGCCTCGGGCGCGTCCGCCGGTACACCCGGTGCGTCGGCGAACCCGTCGGGTGCCGGTCCCTCCGGTGAACACAGCACCACCGTGTTCCAGAAGCCGGAACCGCCCACCGGCAGCGGTAGCTGA